The segment CGCTTGTTGTGGCAGTGCTTGTCAGATCCTGGGGCCGCTTCCCACAGGGATCGCGCAGGGCTCGAGAGCGGCGCTGTTGTTGTGGGAAGCGGCCTTGTGTCGCGATTGAGGGCGAAGCCCTCACGGCGGGCTCACACCCAGACACAATCCCAATGTGGGTATTGGCCCGACCGCTGCACCAGTCCTGCGCGAACAGGATTGGCGATGATGTACCGGGCAATGGTCTTCACATCGTCTTCACGGCGCAGTGCGCGGTCATGAAAGCCTGGTTGCCAGATGTGCCGTTGGCCAATCCCATGGCGGTACAACGCGCAACTGCTTCTGGACTTGAAGCTGCACATCAAGGCGCTGAGGCCACCGTCACCCAACTCGATCAACCAATGCAGGTGATCGGGCATCAGTACCCAGGCCAGCGAGCGGCATGCGCCGGATGCTTCGCAGAGCCGAAGTTGATGGATGATGATTCGGGCAAGCTGAAAATCCGCAAAAAGAGGAGTGCGCTGGTGTGTGGTCGTGGTCAGCAGGTAGAGCCGACCGGGTTCGCAGAACCGACCGCGACGCAGCAGGTGAGAGCTTGGCCTGTCCATGGCGCTTCCTTCGTAGAGGGTGCAATCTCAAGGTAGCGGTGGCAGGGTGAAAATGGACCGTTGGATGTTTGCCGGGTGTGACGGTGATGTTTGTCAGGGCTTGGGGCCGCGTTGCGGCCCATCGCGACACAAGGCCGCTTCCCACAGAACAGTGCCGCGCCCAAGCCCTGCGCGGTCCCTGTGGGAAGCGGCCTTGCGTCGCGATTGAGGGCGAAGCCCTCACAGCGGGCTCACCGCCATGCACAATCCCGATGTGGATACTGGCTTGCTTGTTGTGGCAGTGCTTGCAGAACAGTGCCGCACCCAAGCCCTCGCGGTCCCTGGGGCCGTTGAGGGCGAAGCCACAGCGGCTCACCGCGCAAGGCCGCTCCAGTGCCGCGCCCAGTGCCGCGCCCCGCCAAGCCCTGCGCGGTCCTGGGGCCGCGTTGCGGCCCATCGGGAAGCGGCCAGTGCCGCACCCAAGCCCTGCGCGGTCCCTGTGGGAAGCGGCCTTGCGTCGCGATTGAGGGCGAAGCCCTCACAGCGGGCTCACCGCCATGCACCATCCCGATGTGGATACTGGCTTGCTTGTTGTGGCAGTGCTTGTCAGATCCTGGGGCCGCGTTGCGGCCCATCGCGGCACAAGGCCGCTTCCCACAGAACAGTGCCGCACCCAAGCCCTGCGCGGTCCCTGTGGGAAGCGGCCTTGCGTCGCGATTGAGGGCGAAGCCCTCACAGCGGGCTCACCGCCATGCACCATCCCGATGTGGATACTGGCTCGCTTGCCGTGGCAGTGCTTGTCAGATCCTGGGGCCGCGTTGCGGCCCATCGCGACACAAGGCCGCTTCCCACAGAACAGTGCCGCGCCCAAGCCCTGCGCGGTCCCTGTGGGAAGCGGCCTTGCGTCGCGATTGAGGGCGAAGCCCTCACAGCGGGCTCATCGCCATGCACAATCCCGATGTGGATACTGGCTCGCTTGCCGTGGCAGTGCTTGTCAGATCCTGGGGCCGCGTTGCGGCCCATCGCGGCACAAGGCCGCTTCCCACAGAACAGTGCCGCGCCCAAGCCCTGCGCGGTCCCTGTGGGAAGCGGCCTTGCGTCGCGATTGAGGGCGAAGCCCTCACAGCGGGCTCATCGCCATGCACAATCCCGATGTGGATACTGGCTCGCTTGCCGTGGCAGTGCTTGTCAGATCCTGGGGCCGCGTTGCGGCCCATCGCGGCACAAGGCCGCTTCCCACAGAACAGTGCCGCACCCAAGCCCTGCGCGGTCCCTGTGGGAAGCGGCCTTGCGTCGCGATTGAGGGCGAAGCCCTCACAGCGGGCTCACCGCCATGCACCATCCCGATGTGGATACTGGCTCGCTTGCCGTGGCAGTGCTTGTCAGATCCTGGGGCCGCGTTGCGGCCCATCGCGACACAAGGCCGCTTCCCACAGAACAGCAGCGCGTCCAAGCCCTGGCCTTGTGTCGCGATTACGCCACCGGGGCCTTGATCTCCAGCGTCGCGCACAGCCCGGGCTGGTTGTCGATCAGCAGCAACTGGCCGCCGTGCAGGTCGCAGATGGCGCGGGTGAGGGTCAGGCCCAGGCCGTTGCCGGGCACGTTGCCGCTGGTGTCCAGGCGCTGGAAGCGGGCCATGGCGCGGTCGTTGAGGGCGTCGGGGATGCCACGGCCGCGGTCGGCCACGCACAGTCGCGAACGGCTGCGCACCTGCTCGCCGCGCAGGGTGATAGGCGAGCCCTTGGGCGAGTACTTCAGGGCGTTGTCCACCAGGTTGGCCAGGGCCTGGAACAGCAGCGCGCGGTCGCCGTACACCCTCACCCGCGGGCTGCACTGCACATTCAGCTGGCAGTCGCGCTCCTCGGCCAGGGGCTGGTAGTAGTCGGCGATGTCCTGCAGCAGCTCCTGCGCATTGTGGCTGTCGAACTGGTGGGCGCAGCGGCCGGTTTCCACCTCGCCGATACGCATCACCGCGCGGAACAGGCTCTGGATGCGTTCACTGTCGGACACCGCCTGCATCAGCTCGACCCGCGCCGGCTCGTCCTGCAACTGCTCGGCCACGCTCAGCAACCGGGCCTGCAGGCGGGTCAGCGGGGTGCGCAGCTCGTGAGCGATATGGCTGGTGATGTTCTTCACTTCCTCCATCAGCCGGTCGATGCGCTGCAGGCTGTGGTTGACCTCGCTACCCAGCTGGTCGAACTCGTCGCCGTCGCTGTGGCAGGCCACCCGCGAGCCGTGCTCGCCACTGGCGTAGCGGGCCAGGGCATCGCGGATGTGGTTGATGCGCTCCAGGTTGCGCCGGCTGAACGGCAGGCTGGTGAGCAGGATCAACAGCAGCACCAAAAGCATGGTGGCGCCGGCCATCAGCGGGATGATCCGCGTGCGTTCGAGCATCGGCCGCAGGTTGTAGGCACTGAAGTAGCTGCCGCCATCGGCCAGCGGCACCAGCAGGCCGAGGATCTCTGCCGTGCCGTTGCCACCGGGCACCACGGCATGGCGCCAGTTGCCCAGGCAGCCGCCGGCGCAGTCGAACTGCGGCACCAGCCAGGCGTTGCCATAGCGCAGCCGGCCCTGGGCATCGACCACCGTAGGCAGGTGCTCCTTGCGCGCCTCGGTGGGTTCGCGTTGCTGCAGCGCCGCCACCACCTGCGCGGTGCTGCGCAGGCTGCCGTGCAACTGCTGGGAGCGCACGTCGTTGAGGATCATGTCGCGCACGTGGCTGCGGGTTACCACTTCGAGCAGGTGGTTGCTGCACACGATCGAGATCAGCGACACCAGCAGGCAGACGAAGGCGATGGTCGAGGCCTGGCGAAAGTTGCTGGTGTTGAGCAACTGGCGCAGGCCATAGGCGTTAACCAAGGACATAGCCGATGGCGCGTATGGTGCGGATCATCTGGCGTTCGAAGCCCTTGTCGATCTTGGTGCGCAGCTTGGACAGGTGCACGTCGATGAGGTTGGTTTGCGGGTCGAAGTGGTAGCCCCACACGCGCTCCAGCAGCATGCTGCGGGTAACGGTCTGGCCGCGGTGCTCGGCCAGCACCTGCAGCAGCTTGAACTCCTTGTCGGTGAGGTCGATGCGCTGGCCGTCGCGGCTGACCGTGCGCCGGCTCAGGTCCACCTGCAGTTCGTCGATTTGCAGCACCTCGTCGTGGGCGTGCTGCTGGTGGCGGCGGGCGAGCAGCTCCAGGCGCAGCAGCAGCTCGGTGAAGTCGAACGGCTTGCCCAGGTAATCGTCGGCGCCGGCGCGCAGGCCTTCGACGCGGTCGGCGGTTTGATCGTTTGCCGACAGCACCAGGATCGGCGGGCGCGGTTTGCCGGTGAGCTGGTTGAGTACTTCGATGCCGTCCATCTTGGGCAGTACGCGGTCGAGGATCACCACGTCGAAGGCTTCGCGCAGGATCATGTCCAGGGCACCTTCGCCGTTGTCGGTCATCCTGCAGTTGTGCCCGCACGCATGCAGCTTGCTGCCCAACCAGTGACTGACCGAGGGGTCGTCTTCCACCACCAATACGCGCATGGCGTTGATCCTTTAAATAGCGTCGAAGGAGTGTTGCATTCTCACGGGTGGCCGCTGGCCAACTGAGTTAAGAATTATTAAACAGAATGAGAATACTTATCAATAAGCTTTGATTGTATTTTGCAATTACGTTCGATTACTCGCAATTTTCAAGGTTCTGTGCAGGGTTTGGCAGGGAAAAACCCTTGGTATGCCAGGGTTATGCGCAAGGGTGTTGCGGGGGGGGAGGCTAGGCGGGAAATGCGGCGTGGTGTATAGACGCGGCAGCTTTGGTTTTTTTCAGATGGTTTTGCAAGGAGTGCAGGTGACATGCAGGAATCGCTGTTTTACGACTTGCTCGCAGCGCTGATGCGGGTGGTGTGTTACCCCATCGGCTGGTTGGTGTTGCGCTTGCTGACCTTCGGTCACTACCCCCGGCGCGGTATTTGGCTGAGCGGCTCGACGCCGGAGGTGATGACCACGATGCTGGGGGTGGTGGTGTTGCTGGTCGGGGTGATGGCGCTGGCGGGGCAGTTTGTGGTGGGGTAGGGCGCTGTCAGGCCGCTCAGGCGAGCATTGCAGGTCAATCAAGTGCTGGGGCAAATGCCCCGTCGATAAACGCCTCCAACCCCGCCGCTTCGATGATCTCGATGGAAAAATGCCCGAAGCGCTTGGGCAACCAGATGATCCGCGCCCCGGCTGGCGAGTTCAAAGCCTCGCGGGCCAGGGGCTGGCCATTCTCGTCTTCCGGCTGCACACCGCTGGCCAGCAACTCGTCATAGGCCAGTTCAATATCCGGGGTGGAGTAGCAGTGGCGGTAGATCATCCCCTCGCCATGGGTGTCGAGCAGCGCTTTCAGGTTGCCGGCCAGTGGCTGCACCAGCATGAACCGCTCCTTGCCCATGCGCGCGATGGCATAGTGCACATGCAGGCCGCCGCGTTGCCACACCTGGGTGGTGGAAATCTCGGCGCTTAGCACCTGCCGATAGTAGTCGCAGGCTTGTTCGAGCTGGCTGACCAGCACGTCGACGTGGCTGAAGGTGAGCTGCATGGCGGACTCCTGGGTGGCCAGCGAGCATAACCCAGGCGGGTGCCCTGTAGGAGCCGGCTTGCCGTCGATAGGGCCGTCAGCTGCGGTAGCTGTTTGCAGGCCCGGCCTCATCGCCGGCAAGCCGGCTCCTACAGGGTTCCGCATGCCCTCGGGCTTTCAGTGTTTCAGGCCCAACTCGGCATCGTCCATCAGCGCCTTAGCCAGAGCGCTGAGGTAGTGCGCTGCCCAGACCATCTTCGGGTCTTCATCCATTACCCCCACCAGGGTCAGGTGGCTGACATAGCCCATCAACTCCGAGGCCTGTTCACGGGCGTGATTGCAGGGGATGCCGGGTTCGATTCGAAACAGCGGCTGGGGGTTGCTTTCACCCTGGCTGAAGCGGGTCTTGCCGGGGGTGGTGTGGTGCGTGTCCGTGGTCATTTGCCTGTCTCCCTGGAGCTTTTCTGATGGCCCCATCGCCCGCCGGCAATGGGGCCGAATTGCCTGTGCAGCCATCAATGCACCGTCTGCGGCGCCTCGGACACCTGCTGCACCTGCGCCAGCAAGTTTTCCAACAATGTGCGCACGCTTTCCAGCTCATGCATCGCCGCCAACAACAGGAACGAACCCGGCGAACGAGTACTGAGCAACAGGGATTGATGGGTGACGGCCAGCGCGCAATTCACATGCTCGGTGGTCTGCACCAAGGTGTCTTCGAAAAGGTGAGGGTGGGGTGGATCGGGGACAATCTTCAGCATAGTGACCTCAGTGTCTGTAGGGACTACCAGAGACCCGCTGTCAAACAGGAAGGTGGCAGCAGTACGTGGGTTGACAGACCGAGGACACTGAACTCGGCGCACTCGAAAGTGCCCCACGTACAGCCGCCATTGAGGTTGCACGCGTGATCAGTAGTCGAAACAGTCTGTCAAAACTGACCGCTGAATATGCAGCGGCTGGCCGAGACTAGTGACCGAAACGGGCCTGGGCAATGGCTGAACGCGTGGAAAAGCTTGTTTGGGAAACGTCCTACATGGAATAGGGAAAATCCGATAAGTCAGGCCGCAAAGCGGCCTCATCGCCGGCAAGCCGGCTCCTACAGGGTGCGCGCTTGTGGCTTTCAGTGCCTTGGCCAGGGCGCAGTTCACATGCTCGGTGGTCTGTACCAAGGTGCGCAGATGCGGCATGAAGACATGCGCGTTGATGCCCTGATGCGGTCTTGGGACATGCACCAGAGCTGGCAACCATGGCCATGCCTGTCAGGCCATGGTTGTCAGCCTTGGCGCATGTCTCAAGCTCGCATCAGGGCCTGGAGGCCTCCAGCGAAAATATGCTTGCTCGCAAACCCCGCCCCTACAGCGCAGCCCCTCCCGCCAGTGGCTTGAGCTCACTCGGCAGCCGCCCGGTCCAGCGCTTGAACGAGCGGCGCAAATTGGTGTTGTCGTTGAACCCCAGCATCTGCGCCACCTCGTCGTTGCCATACCCCTTGACCTGATACAGGTACAACGCCAGATCGCGCCGGGCGCAGTCGAGCTGTTCCTGAAAATGCGTGCCCTGGCGCGCCAGGCGGCGCTTGAACGAGGCTGGGCTGGTGGCGAAGGCGCAGGCGACGCGCTCCAGGCTCAGCGGCTGGCGCAACTGGCCGAGCAGGTGGTCGTGCAACTGGTCGAGAAAACTCGTCTGCCAACCCCAGGTGCTCAATTGCGCATCGCACGCCTGGCGCGCCACCTGCTGGGCGGTGGAGCCGGCGCCGGGCCAGGGGCGCAGCAGGTATTCACGGGGCACGCTCATCACCGTGCACGGGCAGTCGAACGCCAGCGCATCGCCCAGGTGCACCCAGTACTGCTCCACATACCCAGGCTCCGGGTGGGCGAACTGAAAGCGCCACGGCAACTGCTCGTGCTGCTGGCGGCGGGCCAGGGCGACCACGGCGGTCATGCTGGCTTCGAGCAGGAACAGGGTTTGCTCGCCCATGGCGCAGCTTTCGCGCCAGTACAGGTGCAGGTACTGCTCGTCCAGGCGCAGCACCGGGGTCAGCAGCGGTGACAGCAGGGCGCGGTACTGGCCCAGGCGCTCCAGTGCCTGCAGCAGGTGGTCGGCCTGCTCCAGCAGCAGGCTGGCGGCCCCGTAGTGCCCGGGCCACAGGCGCTGGCCATACAGAAAACTACTGTCGGCGGCGTCCAGCAGGCGCTGGGCGTTGGCGATCAGGCGCAGGAACTGTTGCGGGCTGAGCTGCGCGTTGCCGGTGATGATGTCCTCGTAGAACAGCCCGCAACCGCGCAGCAGGTGGTGGGTGTCGATGTGCCGCGAGCGCGCCAGGTCGATCAGCACGGCGGGCAGGTGGTGGGCGGCGATGAAACGGCTGTCGCTGTCGTAGCCGTTCATGCGCTGCGCACCTGGCGTGGCTTGGCCCGGGCCAGGGCCTGGTTGAGGCGCTTGAGCAACTGCGCCTCGTCTTCGTCCACCGCCATCACGCAGGCGACGCTGGCAGCCAGTTGCAGGCGCTCGCCGTGGCGCACGGTATGGTGGGCCAGGTGGGCGATGCTTTGGCGCAGCGC is part of the Pseudomonas fakonensis genome and harbors:
- a CDS encoding sensor histidine kinase, producing MSLVNAYGLRQLLNTSNFRQASTIAFVCLLVSLISIVCSNHLLEVVTRSHVRDMILNDVRSQQLHGSLRSTAQVVAALQQREPTEARKEHLPTVVDAQGRLRYGNAWLVPQFDCAGGCLGNWRHAVVPGGNGTAEILGLLVPLADGGSYFSAYNLRPMLERTRIIPLMAGATMLLVLLLILLTSLPFSRRNLERINHIRDALARYASGEHGSRVACHSDGDEFDQLGSEVNHSLQRIDRLMEEVKNITSHIAHELRTPLTRLQARLLSVAEQLQDEPARVELMQAVSDSERIQSLFRAVMRIGEVETGRCAHQFDSHNAQELLQDIADYYQPLAEERDCQLNVQCSPRVRVYGDRALLFQALANLVDNALKYSPKGSPITLRGEQVRSRSRLCVADRGRGIPDALNDRAMARFQRLDTSGNVPGNGLGLTLTRAICDLHGGQLLLIDNQPGLCATLEIKAPVA
- a CDS encoding VOC family protein encodes the protein MQLTFSHVDVLVSQLEQACDYYRQVLSAEISTTQVWQRGGLHVHYAIARMGKERFMLVQPLAGNLKALLDTHGEGMIYRHCYSTPDIELAYDELLASGVQPEDENGQPLAREALNSPAGARIIWLPKRFGHFSIEIIEAAGLEAFIDGAFAPALD
- a CDS encoding response regulator transcription factor, coding for MRVLVVEDDPSVSHWLGSKLHACGHNCRMTDNGEGALDMILREAFDVVILDRVLPKMDGIEVLNQLTGKPRPPILVLSANDQTADRVEGLRAGADDYLGKPFDFTELLLRLELLARRHQQHAHDEVLQIDELQVDLSRRTVSRDGQRIDLTDKEFKLLQVLAEHRGQTVTRSMLLERVWGYHFDPQTNLIDVHLSKLRTKIDKGFERQMIRTIRAIGYVLG
- a CDS encoding REP-associated tyrosine transposase gives rise to the protein MDRPSSHLLRRGRFCEPGRLYLLTTTTHQRTPLFADFQLARIIIHQLRLCEASGACRSLAWVLMPDHLHWLIELGDGGLSALMCSFKSRSSCALYRHGIGQRHIWQPGFHDRALRREDDVKTIARYIIANPVRAGLVQRSGQYPHWDCVWV
- a CDS encoding AraC family transcriptional regulator; the encoded protein is MNGYDSDSRFIAAHHLPAVLIDLARSRHIDTHHLLRGCGLFYEDIITGNAQLSPQQFLRLIANAQRLLDAADSSFLYGQRLWPGHYGAASLLLEQADHLLQALERLGQYRALLSPLLTPVLRLDEQYLHLYWRESCAMGEQTLFLLEASMTAVVALARRQQHEQLPWRFQFAHPEPGYVEQYWVHLGDALAFDCPCTVMSVPREYLLRPWPGAGSTAQQVARQACDAQLSTWGWQTSFLDQLHDHLLGQLRQPLSLERVACAFATSPASFKRRLARQGTHFQEQLDCARRDLALYLYQVKGYGNDEVAQMLGFNDNTNLRRSFKRWTGRLPSELKPLAGGAAL
- a CDS encoding DUF3077 domain-containing protein; translation: MTTDTHHTTPGKTRFSQGESNPQPLFRIEPGIPCNHAREQASELMGYVSHLTLVGVMDEDPKMVWAAHYLSALAKALMDDAELGLKH